The Prochlorococcus marinus str. MIT 9301 genome segment GAGAGAAGTTTTTCAAAAAGTCGGAATTGAAGAAAGTAGACTTGATTCTTTCCCACATCAATTTAGCGGTGGAATGAGACAGAGAGTTTCTATAGCAATGGCACTTGCTTTGAAACCTAAATTATTAATAGCTGATGAACCTACAACAAGCTTAGATACGAAAACAAGTTTTGAAATTATGCAAGAAATAATTCATCTATGTAATGAATTTGATACAACTTTAATTTTAATTAGTCATGATATTAATCTTGCAGCAAAGTGGTGTAAAAAAGTTGCAATAATTGAAAAGGGATCGATCGTTGAAAAAGGGAATATATTAGATATTTTGCAATCACCACAATCAGATATAGGGAAAAAGTTAGTAAATGCTTCAAAAATAGTATTAGAACCAAATACTAAAAATAATGCTCAAGATGAGATCGTTCTAGAGGTAAATAACCTAAGACATTGGTATAAATTAAATTCTTCAATTTTCATTAATAAATGGAATAAGGCTTTAAATGAAGTTAGTTTCAAGTTATATGAGAATGAGACTCTTGGAATAGTTGGTTCTTCAGGGAGTGGTAAAAGTACATTATGCAGGGCTTTAATTGGACTTCTTAAAGTAAGAGGTGGTGAAATCAAAATTTATGATAAAAATCATGCATCGAAAAAAAATAAATATTTTAAAAAGAACAATAAAGTGCAAATTATTTTTCAAGATCCTTTTTCAAGTTTGAATCCGAAAATGACAATTAAAAATATTTTGAAAGATATATTTTTTATTCAAAAAATTTCAGATAAAAGAAAAATCGAAAAAGAAATAAATTTAATGTTAAGAAATTTAAATCTTCCCTTAAATAATGATTTTTTTAATTCTTATCCTAACCAATTATCTGGTGGTCAATTGCAAAGAATTGCATTGGCCAGGGCGCTATTGTTGAAGCCAAAAATTTTAATTTGTGATGAGAGCGTAAATATGTTGGATGCTTCAGTAAAAATAGAGATTCTTGAATTACTAAGAGTCTTTCAAGAAAAAATGAATTTAACGATTATTTTTATTACCCATGATTTAGGTATTGCTAAAAGATTTTGTAATAGGTTGCTAGTTATGAATCATGGAAAGATAGTTGATGAAGGAGAGAGTTCTACAATATTCACTAAAACTCAAAACCCGTATACAAAATCGCTTCTAAATTCCTCTTTAAATCTCATTTAACTTTAAGAACACTTAGTAATTTTTGAAAATCTAATGGTAATTCTGATTCAAATATCATTTCTTTACCATTTATTGGATGTATAAGTCCAAGCTTGATGGCGTGTAAAGCTTGGCCATCTAATTTACATGGTAGTTTTTTACATCTTCCATATAAGGGATCACCCACAATTGGATGATTAATGTGAGCGCAATGAACTCTTATTTGATGCGTTCGCCCCGTATCTAGTTTGAAACTCATTAATGAGTAATTGCCAAATCTTTCTTCTAATTTCCAATAGGTTCGGGCATACCTTCCTGAAGTTTCTTCAACTACTTTATATTTCAATCTATTTAATTTATCTCTACCAATGTGTCCCACTATTTGGCCTTCTTCAGAATTAGGTGCTCCATGAATTACTGCAATATATTCGCGTGATGCTATTTTTTCTTTAATTTGTTTCTGAAGATTTACTAATGCCTCTTGGCTTTTTGCAACCACCATACATCCGGAAGTATCTTTATCTAATCTGTGAACAATCCCAGGTCTTAGTTTCCCATTAATTCCAGGCAGATCTTTACAGTGAAAAAGTAATCCGTTCACTAAAGTTCCAGATTTGTTTCCAGGCGCTGGATGAACTATTAGACCTGATTGTTTATTGATTACTATGATGTGCTCGTCTTCAAAAAGGATATTTAAATCCATTTTTTCAGGTTTCAAATAAATAAGAGGTTCTGGCGGAGGCATCCATATTTGAATATTGTCGCCATTTTTTAATGGGGTCTTTGCTTTTGCAGTCTTATAGTTTACAAGTACTAAACCTGAATTTATAAAATGTTGAATTCTTGCTCTACTTTGTTCTGGCCTTTTACTTACCAACCATCTGTCTAGCCTCATAGGCAGAGGTAGCTCATAAATAATTTCTATAAGCTCACCTTCTCCAATGCC includes the following:
- a CDS encoding ABC transporter ATP-binding protein gives rise to the protein MEKNKGKIIVVKNLTVKYGLKQQPIIKNFNLEIDSGDHLAIIGPSGCGKTTFAKTLVNILPEKATSKGYLSISSLDPRKINNKDAQLFRRKNFGFIYQDSIKKLNPLMRVGDHLYELFKTHDQTKSSLAIKKLVREVFQKVGIEESRLDSFPHQFSGGMRQRVSIAMALALKPKLLIADEPTTSLDTKTSFEIMQEIIHLCNEFDTTLILISHDINLAAKWCKKVAIIEKGSIVEKGNILDILQSPQSDIGKKLVNASKIVLEPNTKNNAQDEIVLEVNNLRHWYKLNSSIFINKWNKALNEVSFKLYENETLGIVGSSGSGKSTLCRALIGLLKVRGGEIKIYDKNHASKKNKYFKKNNKVQIIFQDPFSSLNPKMTIKNILKDIFFIQKISDKRKIEKEINLMLRNLNLPLNNDFFNSYPNQLSGGQLQRIALARALLLKPKILICDESVNMLDASVKIEILELLRVFQEKMNLTIIFITHDLGIAKRFCNRLLVMNHGKIVDEGESSTIFTKTQNPYTKSLLNSSLNLI
- a CDS encoding RluA family pseudouridine synthase; this encodes MELNNQNSFGIGEGELIEIIYELPLPMRLDRWLVSKRPEQSRARIQHFINSGLVLVNYKTAKAKTPLKNGDNIQIWMPPPEPLIYLKPEKMDLNILFEDEHIIVINKQSGLIVHPAPGNKSGTLVNGLLFHCKDLPGINGKLRPGIVHRLDKDTSGCMVVAKSQEALVNLQKQIKEKIASREYIAVIHGAPNSEEGQIVGHIGRDKLNRLKYKVVEETSGRYARTYWKLEERFGNYSLMSFKLDTGRTHQIRVHCAHINHPIVGDPLYGRCKKLPCKLDGQALHAIKLGLIHPINGKEMIFESELPLDFQKLLSVLKVK